The following are encoded in a window of candidate division KSB1 bacterium genomic DNA:
- the rpsL gene encoding 30S ribosomal protein S12, whose amino-acid sequence MPTINQLVRKGREKVAWKTKAPALTGCPQRRGVCTRVYTTTPKKPNSALRKVARVRLTNGYEVTAYIPGEGHNLQEHSIVLIRGGRVKDLPGVRYHIIRGVYDAAGVEGRKQGRSKYGAKKK is encoded by the coding sequence ATGCCGACGATTAACCAACTGGTTCGCAAGGGGCGAGAGAAGGTAGCCTGGAAGACGAAGGCGCCGGCGCTCACCGGCTGTCCGCAGCGGCGCGGGGTGTGCACGCGCGTGTACACCACCACGCCCAAGAAGCCTAACTCCGCCCTGCGCAAAGTGGCCCGCGTGCGCCTGACGAACGGGTACGAGGTGACGGCGTACATCCCGGGGGAAGGGCACAACCTCCAGGAGCACAGCATCGTGCTGATCCGCGGCGGACGTGTGAAGGACCTCCCGGGTGTGCGCTACCACATCATCCGTGGGGTGTACGACGCGGCCGGTGTGGAGGGCCGGAAGCAGGGCCGCTCCAAGTACGGCGCCAAGAAGAAATAG